DNA sequence from the Vibrio ishigakensis genome:
CTGTTTCTGATCTTATCGGGTTGTGCCACCTATGCCGGACTCAACTTTGAGAAGTTATTCGGTCCAGAAGAGGTTCAAGAGCGCATCGTTGCCCACGATTTCTCACAAGCAAGATACTTCGAAGAACAGGTGCAACCTGTGTTGGATAAGCGGTGTGTGGTGTGTCACGCCTGCTACGATGCCCCCTGTCAGTTAAAGCTGACCTCACCTGAAGGCATCGACCGTGGGGCAAGCAAGGCGCTGGTGTATCAAGGAGCCAGATTAAGAGCCACCGCCCCTACCCGCTTATATGAAGACGCTGTTAGCACGGGTGAATGGCGAGAGCATGGCTTCTACCCTGTTCTTAACGAACGCCTACAGCGCGCCGATGCAAATATCGAAGCTGGGGTGATGGCTCAACTGTTGATCCAAAAACAGCAGTTCCCACTACCTCAAGAAACCATCCTAGATGACGATGATTTTGACTTCAGTCTCGACCGTAGCTTCTTCTGTCCAACCTCAGACAATGTTCACTCATATATGGAAGAGAACCCGTTGTGGGGTATGCCTTATGGCCTGCCTGCTCTTGCTAATGATGAGCAGCAGATCCTGCTTGGTTGGCTGAGACAAGGTGCGACCATGTCAGCACCTGTGCCCCTTAGCGATGATATGGTGAAGCGCATTGATAAATGGGAAAACTATCTTAACCAAGATTCCTTAAAACAGCAGATTAGCAGTCGCTATATCTACGAACACTTGTTCTTGTCTCATTTCTATTTCTCTGATGTTGAAGAGAAGCAGTTCTTCAACCTAGTAAGATCCTCTACCCCACCGGGTGAACCGGTGAAAAGGATCGCCACTCGCAGACCTTATGAAGATCCAGGTATAGACCGTGTCTACTATCGCTTGATCCCAGAGCGTGAAACCATAGTCGACAAAACCCATATGCCGTTTGCACTAAATGATCAACGCATGCAGAAGTGGAAAGAGTGGTTTGTGGATGCCGATTACAAGGTAGAGAAATTGCCGAGCTATGAGGCACATGTGGCCTCAAACCCAATTCTGGCGTTTGCGGATATTCCAGTGCGTTCACGCTACAAATTCCTGTTAGAAGAAGCTCAAAACACCATCATGGCCTATATCAAAGGGCCCGTATGTCGTGGTCAGTTAGCACTGAATGTTATCAATGATCATTTCTGGGTATTCTTTGTCGATCCAGACAAATCAGGCACTCAGGAAACCAATGACTTCTTCCGCTCCCAAGCAGAAAATATGCGACTGCCTGGGGAACTGGACAGTAACACTACCCCGCTGCTTAACTGGGTAGCTTTCTCAAAGAGTCAGTCCAAATTCATGACAGAGAAAGCCAACTACATGAATGCCCACTTTAAGAATGGCGAGC
Encoded proteins:
- a CDS encoding fatty acid cis/trans isomerase, which encodes MKNYLAGALFLILSGCATYAGLNFEKLFGPEEVQERIVAHDFSQARYFEEQVQPVLDKRCVVCHACYDAPCQLKLTSPEGIDRGASKALVYQGARLRATAPTRLYEDAVSTGEWREHGFYPVLNERLQRADANIEAGVMAQLLIQKQQFPLPQETILDDDDFDFSLDRSFFCPTSDNVHSYMEENPLWGMPYGLPALANDEQQILLGWLRQGATMSAPVPLSDDMVKRIDKWENYLNQDSLKQQISSRYIYEHLFLSHFYFSDVEEKQFFNLVRSSTPPGEPVKRIATRRPYEDPGIDRVYYRLIPERETIVDKTHMPFALNDQRMQKWKEWFVDADYKVEKLPSYEAHVASNPILAFADIPVRSRYKFLLEEAQNTIMAYIKGPVCRGQLALNVINDHFWVFFVDPDKSGTQETNDFFRSQAENMRLPGELDSNTTPLLNWVAFSKSQSKFMTEKANYMNAHFKNGEHLDLGIIWDGDGTNDNAALTIFRHFDSATVVKGLVGNQPKTAWVIDYSLMERIHYLLVAGFDIYGNFGHQLITRMYMDLLRIEGETNFIAFLPKESRHQTLSSWYEGQSIEFSDYLTRNAEPFNQESGITYRSDDPKEELLTLLTEKVSPVLNTRYEIKDTPLKRDSELLLQQIHELKGGGIEEFPQILMINIEADSGKEQLFTLVHNNAHTNISSLFNEEDNRLPEEDTLTLVTGVLGSYPAAFLSLQEREIPELVLRIRQLDDDDDYEELLDRFAIRRTDVRFWPFSDKIHSWYQKDQPIEYGLLDYNRFGNR